The sequence TTGAGAATCAAAAACAGTTTCTAAAACACGGAGTGTTGTGGTTCCGACAGCGATAATCCGCCTTCCCTCTTTTCTTGCATCGTTTAACTTAGTTGCTGTGGATTCAGAAACTAAGTATTTCTCACTGTGTAGAGTTTTAGTCTGCCATTGTTCGGTGGTCAAAGGACGAAATGTCCCATAACCAATTTGTAGTTCCACTGGCAAAAACTCGGCACCAAGTGTTCGGAAAGTATTTTTTAACTCTTCGGTGAAATGAAGGCCAGCGGTAGGTGCCGCAACCGATCCTGATCGATTGGCAAAAATCGTTTGGTATCTCAGCTTGTCTTCTTCTGTTACATTCCGTTTGAGATAAGGTGGGATTGGAATATTTCCAAAAATTTCAAAATCGGAATCAGAAATTGTCAACTCGGAGCCTAGAAAAGAAAGTTCTTCTTTCGGGCCTTGGTAAACAAACTGATAGTTGGGAAAACCCACTGGCGATAACCTATCACCTAACTTTAGCTTTGCCCTATTTTTTAATATACACAACCAAGTTTGGTTTTGATTGTCTTGTGGTTCTAAAAAAATCGATTCATGGATTCTACCTGATTCCACTTGTAGAAACACACGCCGATAAGATACTTTTGTCTCATTGTATACAAAAATATCACCTGGCCGAACCAAGGTTGTGATGTCTCGAAACAAAGGTGCTTCCCAAAATTTTGATTGGGCACGATCCACCACAAGGAGACGCGACTCGTCCCTATTTTCTAAGGGAAATTTAGCAATCTGCTCTTCAGGAAGGTGGAAATCGAATTCGTTTAAAAAATCCATCTATAGATAGCCTTGGGAAAACCTTGTCAATTAACCAGAAATATTGGGAATGGTAGGAGAACTATGTGGAAATTTTTCGAAACCGTTGAGAAACGTGGAAAATGGATTCTGAGCCTCTTACTTTTGGTTCTCCTTGTCCTCTCCGTTTCCAGGTCCAAACAAAAGTCGGATTTTTTAGATTATTACCATGCGGCGGAACGCTGGGAAACAGGTGAAAATCTCTACAGGTTTGATGTTGCTTTTGAACTCCAAACCAAAATCAAATCAATGGAAGATCTTTTCCGACCAGAAAATCTCCATTTGCTTTCGGCTCTCCAAAACGAAACCGCAACCTATATCTACCCTCCTTTGTTTTCTTTTTTACTCATTCCATTTACCTATCTCAGTGAACCAGGGGCTGCCCTTGTCTTTGAAATTCTGAGTTGGATCTCTTTGTTTGGAATCCTTTACTTATTATTCCAAAATAAAGAACTAAACCTAAGACACTCCAAATATCCTTTTTTGATTCTTATTGCCTCCCTGATTTTCAATTTTAGATTTTTAGAAAGCCATATCCAAAATAACCAGGTGGGACTTCTTCTCATCCTACTCATCTTCGTTGCAATTACGATACGATCTCATTGGTTGAGTGGTTTTTTATTGGCCCTTGCCGTTAGCATCAAAATCACTCCTCTTGTTTTTTTATTTGTTTTTGTCTACGAAAAACAATACAAACGAATCTTTTGGTTTTTAGTTGGTATGATTGTTTGGAATGCAATTCCTCTTTTGTATCATTGGGATTATACCATTCAGATGACATCAGAATGGCTCCGCGAAATTTTAGGAAATGCGTTCAGTAATCCCCTGCTTCGTTCTTGGAAAAACAACCAATCCTTAAGTTCTACTTTGGCTAAATATTTTGTGTCTGGTGCAGATATGATCAACCAACCAACTTACTCGATGCCATTTGTAAATCTGTCCTTACCCACTTTAAAATTAATTCAACTTGTGTTTATGATTCTATTTGGAGTTCCACTATTGTTACTATGGAGAAAGAAAAACAAAAAATGGGAAATTGTTTCTCTTTTGTTTTTAGTTTCTGCACTCTTTAGTGGAATTAGCTGGGTTCATAGCTTTGTAATTTGTTTAATTCCCGTTTATTTTATTTTGAATCAAGTAGTAACAAACAAAATAGATAACAAAAAGGAATTATACATTCTGTTTGTGATCCTAAGTTTACCACTGATTGCCCATCGAACCTTTGTTGGAACAAAATTAGAAGCAACACTATCTATGTTCTCTATCTTATTTTATACAACTAGTTTCTTATACTTCTACATCGTAAGGTTTGCATTCCATGAAACAGAAAATCGGCATTGATGCGAGGCCCCTTGCTTATGGAATGACGGGGAATTCAAGATACTTGGCAGAAGTATTAAAAATCATTCTGCCGAAACATAAAGAAAAAGAATTCTTTTTATATACGAACAAACCCATTCATCCCGTTTTTCGGGATTTATTAGGTCCAAATACAAAAGAAGTCCTAGAACCTAAAAAAATTCCAGGACCAATCTATTTGAATTTTATCCTTCCAAAACGTTTAAAGAAAGATGGAATTGAAGTTTTTTGGGGCACCATTCAAATGTTACCGTTTCGGAAACTTCCCATTCCAAGTTATGTAAATTACCATGACCTAAACTTTATCTCAGCCCCAGAGACAATGGCGAAATGGAATTACATACAACATAAACTTTTGTCACCGATCACTATGAAACATGCGGACAAAATTTTTTGTTTATCTAAAAACACAAAAGAAGAAATTACCGCATTCAATCCAACTTACGAAAAAAAATGTATAGTTGTTTATCCGGGTGTATCCAAACAAAAAACGGGAAAAGTAAAAACTAATTTTCCTAAAGATTTCTTCCTAACAGTAGGAACTTTAGAACCAAGAAAAAATATCAATCGCCTGGTAGACGCATTTTTAGAATTCAAAAAGAAACACCCAAAAGATAAAAATTTTTTACTCATTCTTGGCCGAAGGGGATGGGGAGAAGAAGGTGAATTGTTATACCAAAAACTAAATGACCCAGAAATTCAAAAACAAGGCATTCAGTTTTTGGAAAAACCTGACGACTCCACTTTGGCAGAAGCATTTAAACAATGTAAGGCGTTTTTCTTTCCTTCTTTACACGAAGGATTCGGATTACCTCTTTTGGAAGCCATGTTAGAAGACAAACGATGTGTTGCATCTGATATTCCCGTTTTTAAAGAGATATTATCTGAAAAATGTGACCTTTTTGTCCCACCGAAACAAACAGAGGTTTGGACTCAAACCTTCGAACTAATGTCAGGACCTAAAAAAGTCAGGTCTCCAAAATTTCCCGCCAAACAATGGACATGGGAAGAAACAGCTAAAAAAATAGAAGAGGTAATTTTTTTATGAAATTTCTAAACAAATGGATATCAAAATGGAAAGAAATCCAAAGCAAAAGGGAAACTGCTTATTTTGGAACTTCGTTATATGATGAATTAACGATAAATCCTATCCCATCTCTTTTATTGATCACAGCAGTCGTTCTGTTTTTTGTTTATAGCCTTCCATACGCGTTTTATCTAGGAAAGTTTTTTTTCTGGTTCGTCGGAGTGTTAGAAATCACAAAAGTTTTAAAAATTCCTTTTTTAGACGAACTAAGATATTATCATTATCTTTCCGCATTTGTCTATTTTTACATAACCATATCTCTACTAATCGACGTTAGCCGCCTTTTAAACAAATGGAACAAAAGAACGGTTTTTGTAAAAAATGAAATTTGGCAAATCCAAAGGTTTGGATTCGGAAAAAAGCTAATCAAAGTCAACTTTGGAACCAATGAAATTCAATTGGGATATGAGCATGGTGGGTTTAGCGATTACTTTGGTTGCAATCGAATGATTTGGGAAAAGGACGGGAAAACCTTACTTACCACTCCGTTCTTTTTCCCTTACAAAAAAAATAAAATCATCGTGAATCGAGTTTTGAATCGTTAAACCGGAATCTGATTCTTGAAAAAGTTATTCATTCTACTTTTATTACTTTTCCTTTTTTTGTTCCATCTTAGATACCTGTCTCGGGCCTTTGACTGGGATTCTTGTGTCTATGCACTTAATATCCAAAAGGATCGAGTAGAATCTGCTTTTTTTAACCCACACCATTTAGGTTTTGAATCATCAGGTCTACTCTATTGGAAAATGATTCGTTCTATATATCCAACAACGGACATTATGTTCTTTTTAAGATTGCGGATTCTCAGTTTTTCATTATTTTTTTTAGGGCTTTTTATTTGGGTTTATTACAAATTATATAAAGATCTACTTCTTGGAATCATCCTAGCTCTTGTCATCCAAGTTAGCCAAGCGTTTTGGTTCTATAGTTTGCATAACGACACACCACTCATTCATTCTTGTTTGATGGCTCTTCTATTTTTATATACAATTTATTATCTTAGGGAAGGGTTACAAACAAAACATCTCATCATTTTATGGTTCATCCAACTCTTTAGTATCTACTTTCATCAATCGAATGTCATTCATTTTGGAATGGTACCTATGGCAGTGTTTCTTTCGCCAAACAGAAGTTTTGGTAAAAAACTTAGAACCATCTTTCTGTACCTGACCTGTTTAGGAATGGCAACGATTCTATCTTATTTGTTTGTTGGATTTATCATTTTAAAACGAGGCCTTGGACCAATCGATGAAAAACATTTTTCCTTTTGGATGTTCCTTTATGCGGCCATCAATCGCTGGGGGACTAGCCTTGGAGAAGAAAAAAATTATGTTCTCTACTTCTATCGAGGGATAGGAGATGCCTTCCTTGTATTCCAGAACGTCATTCCTAAATTTCGTGTGAACCTATTTAACTTCCAGAACCCCAAACACCTCCCCTACAATTTAAATCTTTTATTCTGGATTTTTAGTTTGTGTCTGGGAATTTTGAATTTCCGTACTATGTGGGCCCGATACAAACAAGAACTATTGGTAATGTTGTTTTGGATCATTCCATCCATCGGATTTTACACATGGTGGGAAGGGTATTTTTTTGAATTTTGGGTCGGGACTACGATCGCACTTTGGATCCTTAACTCTTATACTTTGCAATCCCTATCCATACCTATGTTACCAAAGTTTTCTAAGGCCATCCTTCATACCATCTATCTTGTTTTATTTCTATTTTACTTCAGTACAAATTTTACCTTCTCCACACTTCCTAGATCCATTGGTCCAAAATTTGGATATACCGAAGGAATCCAAGGACCTGTTGAGAAGTTAGCCGAAGAATCAATTTACCGTTAGGAACCAAACAAATGTTATTTAACTCTTTTGAATTTTTAGTTTTCTTTTTTGTAACGATCATTGTAGGAAACATTCTAAAGAATCGCTGGCAAAAACTCTTTTTTTTACTTACCAGTTATTACTTTTACATGGCTTGGCAACCTTCTTCCATATCCTGCACAGGCATGGCAACTGAAGGGTTAAAGTTTTATACCGATAGACTCTATTGTGATTTTAAAATTAATCCGTATGTTTTTATTTTAATTTTTTCAACCATCATCGACTACTTTGCAGCAAGATTGATTGAAGAAAAACAAGATGGCGATAGTGCCAGAGGATGGTTACTGGTATTATCTCTTGTAGTAAATATTGGAACCCTTGGCTTTTTCAAATACACTGATTTTTTACTCGGAGTGATCAATGACATCCATCTTTTGGGATCTTATCAATTCCCTAAACAAAACATCATTCTTCCTGTAGGAATTTCTTTTTATACATTTCAGTCGATGAGTTATACCATCGATGTTTATAATCGTAAAATTGAAGCAAGAAAATCATTTTTAGATTTTGCCCTATATGTTGCGTTTTTCCCGCAACTGGTTGCAGGTCCAATTGTCCGTGCAGAAACTTTTTTCCGCGACTTAGACTTTCGTCTAGGGGTATACAAAGAAAACATTGATGCCGCTTTTGCACTAATTTTGATTGGCTTCACAAGAAAAATTGTTTTTGCTGACAACCTAGCACGCGTTGTCGATTCAACCTTTGCAAATTACCAGAACTTAAACTCTATTGAAATTTGGACTGGAGCTTTGGCATTTGGTTGGCAAATCTATTTTGACTTTGCCGGTTATACAGATATCGCTATCGGAGTGGCCAGATTATTTGGATTCCAATTTAATCCAAACTTCAACTTTCCTATGTCTTGTCGAAACATTGCAGACCATTGGTCCAGGTGGCATATTTCATTTTCAACTTGGATCAGAGACTACATCTATATTCCGTTAGGCGGATCGAGAGTAAGCGTAATCATGTATATCCGAAATATTATGATCACCTGGTTATTTGCTGGATTATGGCACGGAGCAGCTTACCACTATGTGGGATGGGGAATTTGGCAGGGCACAATGTTACTTTCACATAAATTCTACGGAGATACGAAAGTTGCAAAATTTTTGAACAACAAAGGTGGAAGAGTGTACGACCTTTTGGCCCGTATTTTCACCATGTTCTGTTTGGCATTTGGTTTTATTATGTTTCGAGCAGAAACAATGGAAAAAGCCATTCCGATGATGAAAGCACTTGTTTTTTTGAATGATTCTGTTGCCCCTCTCACTCGTTGGTCAAATTACCGATTCGGGATTTTACTTGTGATTTGTTTCACTGCAAGTTATGTTTTTTCAAAAAGACAAATTCCTACCCTTCTCACAGGAAGTTGGTTAAAATACACAACCTTTGTTATTGTAAACGTATTATTATTATTACTTTTTGGAGTCACTGAAAGTCAGAACTTTCTCTACTTTCAATTTTAATTATGAGCTTACTAAAAGAAACCATTTCGTTTTTTACCGATAAAAAGATTCTTTTATCCTTATTTATTTTAATCGCATTGGAATGTATTCTTCAGGTTGGCTTTTATAAACCTTTTTTAAAGAAAAATTCCTATGCTTCTAATATCAACCGTGTAACAGAACATGTAGTATCGAAAAGAGATGTGTTGGATCCTGACATTTTAATTGTGGGAACTTCTGTTGCATTTGAAGGAATAAGCATTCGGATTCTGAATGAAGAACTTCAAAAGTCTGGATGGAAAACGCAATCCATTGCCGTTCGTGGTTCGGAGTTGGTTGTCCAACATCGAATTCTGGAAGAATACTTAGATAAATTTCCAAATGTAAAAATTATCCTCCACGTGATGGAACCTGGAATGCCTTGGGTAGATAGAAAATATATTGTTGATCCCACAATGGCAATGTTATCTGAACTTGGAAATTTTAAAGCCATCCCAACAGTTTTAAATTTTGAATATGACCTAACTTTTTCGAACTATTTATTTCTCACCTTTAAATCTGTCGCTTATCGCAAAGATCTATCTGATTTTGTAATTAACTTTAACGAAAGACTAAAGACAATCTCAAGAAGAAATAAAAATCCTAACTTGAATGCTTGGGATTATGAAAACGACCATCCTGAATCCATTGACGAATACCAATTAAAAAGTGTGGACGATTGTTTGAATCGATTGGCACTCCATCTTCCTCTTGAAATCCCTAAGGCGTCGAATCCTGACCATAGACGTATGTTATTTGAAACTTGTGGAATTGCAAGTATAGTCCCACAAGAATCCAACGCAACAGAGGATACAAAACGATATTTTAGAAGATTAAAAAAAATGTATGATTATATCGCAAATCGAGACATCCATATCATCAATGTCTTTGCACCATACTCAAATGTAATCAGAAAAGTAAACAATGAAGGTAGAATGAAAGTTTGGCATGATGGCCTTTCAGAAGCATTGGCACCTCACCAAACTTTGGATGAAATGGATCTCCAAGACTCTCTTGGTGAAACAAATGGAAAATATTGTTTTGACCTGATCCATTTAAACGAAGCCGGTATGAAAGAGTTTACCAAAATTCTTGCGAAGGAATTGGAGAAAAAAATTGGAAAACGCTGATATTACCTTAAACCAATTACAATCGGAGGTAAACGATTGGATTCAAACAATTGGAGTAAGATACTTTTCTGAACTTACAAACTTAGCAATTCTTATGGAAGAAGTGGGAGAACTGTCCAGACTTATGGCAAGAAAGTTTGGAGACCAGTCCTTCAAATCTGGTGAATCAGCAGACACCATTCCAAATGAAATTGGTGATATCTTATTTGTATTAACATGTTTAGCAAACCAAATGGGGATCTCACTCCAAGATGTGATTCAAACCACCATCCAGAAAAACACAAAACGCGACTTAAATCGCCACAAAAACAATCCTAAACTTTAACCATTGGTTTCAGTGGGTATTCCCGCTTCCCTTCGAATTGCATTCCAATAAGCAGAAAGATGAGCAGGATGCGAATTCATATCTGAAATACAATAGTCAAACTTAGTTCTAAAAATTGGATTTGTTTCTAAAGCTGATTCATATTGCGGATATTCAAAATACATTTTTTGGAAAAATTGTTTTTGGCCTTCAAAATCATAATCCTTACGAAAAAACATATAAGCATGGGCTAAATCATGCAAAAGGTGCTCAAAAGCATCCCTTTTTCCTTCTACCAAACTTCCGCTAATCGCGTCATCCCAACTAATTGTTGAATAACGATAACCTAAACTTTGTGATTCTAACATTTCCAGCGAACTTGGATTATAATTGATAAGACGGATATCCCATTCACCTATATGCCATTTCCATAGTGCAAATCGTACGGTATCGGGCATTCCATAGAATCGAACAACTTCCAAAAATTCTTTAGATTCGTTGCGGTTCGGTAACGGTTTCCCCATCCGCAGAAAAGGATGTCGTTTGACCCTTCTTTCTAAATAAAGTAACACTAATTGAAAAGTAAGTAAACTGTCGGATATATGACCTGCTTCCCAATCCGTCTTTAAAGAAAGTAAGTTTGGTCCAATGAGCTCTGCTTCTTTTTTTAATTCAAGCTCTGGAATACAAATTTTTTTAAAGGATCCGTAAATGCGACCGTTATCATGTGGCATATAAACTTTAATTTGATAAACCGTAGTAATCGGTTCCTAAATTAGCGATTCCCCCGGTTTCTCCACCAAGAAAAAACAAAGTGCCATCTGAAAACTTGACACCACTATGTTTTGAAACGCTATACTTGGCCATTCCCATATCGAAGAAATTATTACTCTTCGCATAATCAAGTTTTTCTATAATTCGACTTGGCTCACTTGTGTTATAACGATAGGCACCACCATAAAATAGAATCCCACCATCGGGTAATTCTGATGCGATGCTCCACTCTCTACGAAATTTAGAATTTGCAACTGTAAATATTTGATTCCGAGAATAATCGTATAACATAGTCGAGTTGTTTAGATTTGATAACTGTGCTCCATAAATCAGAACATTTCCATCTGTTAGTTTCATACATTTCAAAGCACCAACAGGAACAGGTAACGTGGGGCCCCAGGAAAATGTTTGTGTGTTTGGATCAAAGAACTCCGTTGTGTCTTTCGGAGCAAATATCCCATCGGTTCCACCGATCACAAATACACGACCATCATCAAGTAAAACAGAACAAGAAAACGATCTTGCTGTCATCATTCGATTGGCTACCGCTGTAAAGACACCAGTAGCTGGATCATAAATTTCTGCCGTATTCAAAGAGGTAAAATAATTTGGTGCCACTGGAACAAAGTCTCGAATCCCACCTAAAACGATTACTTTTCCATCTTGGAGTTTCACAATATTATGTAGATGTCGAGGTTCATTCATATTTCCAGTAGGTGTGATTGTTGCAGCATCAGTATCAAATACATAGCTTGAACTGAGGGCATAAGCATTTGCTAGTTGGATCCCTCCAGTAATCAGAAGGTTTTTTCCATCCAACATCACACCACGTTCACCCCGGGCAATCACAGGCAAACTTGGATTCGTGAGTGTAAAACCAGAAGAACCTTTTCGAAGAATTTCTGCAGTAGACGATCCTCCATAAATGGCAATCACATCTTCATTTGCATTTTTAAAGGCATCAAACTCAAATCTGCCAAAATGCAAATTAGGGCCCGAGACAAGACCAATGAACTGGACCGTCAAACTATTTGAAACTACATTCGATGCATTATCTTTTGAATTCAAAAACTGCAAAGTCAAAGAACCTGGGTTATTAGAAGAAAAGTTGGTCTCAAAGTACACTCTGTATGTAGTTTCATTAATTTTTTGTACAGATCTAAGGACAACTGAGGAAGCAAGAGGGCCACTCAGTATGGGAGGACCAAAATGTTCCAAAGGTTCTGAACTAACAAAATCCCAATATCTAGGTGAAAAAAATGTATAGTCGGTGATTGGAATGTATCCGGAGAGAGAAACAGTAGGAACTTTGGTATCAATGACTATGGAGAGTTTATCATCCTCTAAAGTTTCACCTGAGTTAGAAACAACACCTGACAAAACCAATTCATACTGACCATCATCAGTCAATGGATCAAACTTCACAAAAAGCCGATCCCTATCTATCTTCGTAAAACTAATATTCGAAAAAACACCTTGGTTTGCTTCTGCGAGATAAACCGTATCTATGTTTGCAAGCTCTCGATTGCATTGTAACAAAACCTGATCGACACTGCCGAGAGATTTAGCATTAGCACTATCTGAACAACTAAAAGGTGTTGAATATAAAAATGCACTTAAAAAGAGACCACTCGTGGATTTCGGATCATATACATTTTGATACTCTGCTGGAAACATACATCCAATAGAAAAAAGAAACGAAAGGACAAACATCTTATTCAAAGCTGTATTCCTCCGTATTTCCAATAATATCACCGATCCGACCACCAAGAATCATTCCACCGCCGGTCGACGAATAACGGATTTCACATCCTTCCCAACGAGCATTCAAAGACCGACTAGTCATATAAAAACGATTGATTGATTCTGACCAAGACTCTGTATCATGGATGGAGTCGAATGTAGAACCATTGACTGTGCGATACTCCAAACCACCTGCTACAATGAGTTGGTCTTTGCCATATGGAAAAACAAAGGAAGATCCCCACTCTCTTCCAAATAAAAGGTTTTTATGGTCTCGAATTGTATCGTTCGCAGGGTTATAAATTTGTGCTCGAAGGACAGGTTGGCTTGTATCAAATCTTGAATTGATCCCACCAAGAATTAAAATTTCACCATTTGTCAAACCATGCACAAAATGATTAAATCTTTTATATAGTTTTGCAGATGAATTTGTCAAAGTTTTCGAATTAATATCGTATAAGGCGATAGAATCCAAAGCATATGCATTAAAATCATTTGGCATTGGTCCCGTTACATCAGAACGTTCACCACCGAAAATCACCACCTTACCCGAAGAATG is a genomic window of Leptospira bourretii containing:
- the queA gene encoding tRNA preQ1(34) S-adenosylmethionine ribosyltransferase-isomerase QueA, with product MDFLNEFDFHLPEEQIAKFPLENRDESRLLVVDRAQSKFWEAPLFRDITTLVRPGDIFVYNETKVSYRRVFLQVESGRIHESIFLEPQDNQNQTWLCILKNRAKLKLGDRLSPVGFPNYQFVYQGPKEELSFLGSELTISDSDFEIFGNIPIPPYLKRNVTEEDKLRYQTIFANRSGSVAAPTAGLHFTEELKNTFRTLGAEFLPVELQIGYGTFRPLTTEQWQTKTLHSEKYLVSESTATKLNDARKEGRRIIAVGTTTLRVLETVFDSQLQKYKVGSSQTDIFLSPGDKIDSVQGLITNFHLPKSSLLLLVSAFATTQLVLDSYRYALKNGFRFYSYGDSMFLF
- a CDS encoding glycosyltransferase family 87 protein, with the translated sequence MWKFFETVEKRGKWILSLLLLVLLVLSVSRSKQKSDFLDYYHAAERWETGENLYRFDVAFELQTKIKSMEDLFRPENLHLLSALQNETATYIYPPLFSFLLIPFTYLSEPGAALVFEILSWISLFGILYLLFQNKELNLRHSKYPFLILIASLIFNFRFLESHIQNNQVGLLLILLIFVAITIRSHWLSGFLLALAVSIKITPLVFLFVFVYEKQYKRIFWFLVGMIVWNAIPLLYHWDYTIQMTSEWLREILGNAFSNPLLRSWKNNQSLSSTLAKYFVSGADMINQPTYSMPFVNLSLPTLKLIQLVFMILFGVPLLLLWRKKNKKWEIVSLLFLVSALFSGISWVHSFVICLIPVYFILNQVVTNKIDNKKELYILFVILSLPLIAHRTFVGTKLEATLSMFSILFYTTSFLYFYIVRFAFHETENRH
- a CDS encoding glycosyltransferase family 4 protein, which gives rise to MTGNSRYLAEVLKIILPKHKEKEFFLYTNKPIHPVFRDLLGPNTKEVLEPKKIPGPIYLNFILPKRLKKDGIEVFWGTIQMLPFRKLPIPSYVNYHDLNFISAPETMAKWNYIQHKLLSPITMKHADKIFCLSKNTKEEITAFNPTYEKKCIVVYPGVSKQKTGKVKTNFPKDFFLTVGTLEPRKNINRLVDAFLEFKKKHPKDKNFLLILGRRGWGEEGELLYQKLNDPEIQKQGIQFLEKPDDSTLAEAFKQCKAFFFPSLHEGFGLPLLEAMLEDKRCVASDIPVFKEILSEKCDLFVPPKQTEVWTQTFELMSGPKKVRSPKFPAKQWTWEETAKKIEEVIFL
- a CDS encoding LIMLP_18675 family protein, translated to MKFLNKWISKWKEIQSKRETAYFGTSLYDELTINPIPSLLLITAVVLFFVYSLPYAFYLGKFFFWFVGVLEITKVLKIPFLDELRYYHYLSAFVYFYITISLLIDVSRLLNKWNKRTVFVKNEIWQIQRFGFGKKLIKVNFGTNEIQLGYEHGGFSDYFGCNRMIWEKDGKTLLTTPFFFPYKKNKIIVNRVLNR
- a CDS encoding MBOAT family O-acyltransferase, whose protein sequence is MLFNSFEFLVFFFVTIIVGNILKNRWQKLFFLLTSYYFYMAWQPSSISCTGMATEGLKFYTDRLYCDFKINPYVFILIFSTIIDYFAARLIEEKQDGDSARGWLLVLSLVVNIGTLGFFKYTDFLLGVINDIHLLGSYQFPKQNIILPVGISFYTFQSMSYTIDVYNRKIEARKSFLDFALYVAFFPQLVAGPIVRAETFFRDLDFRLGVYKENIDAAFALILIGFTRKIVFADNLARVVDSTFANYQNLNSIEIWTGALAFGWQIYFDFAGYTDIAIGVARLFGFQFNPNFNFPMSCRNIADHWSRWHISFSTWIRDYIYIPLGGSRVSVIMYIRNIMITWLFAGLWHGAAYHYVGWGIWQGTMLLSHKFYGDTKVAKFLNNKGGRVYDLLARIFTMFCLAFGFIMFRAETMEKAIPMMKALVFLNDSVAPLTRWSNYRFGILLVICFTASYVFSKRQIPTLLTGSWLKYTTFVIVNVLLLLLFGVTESQNFLYFQF
- a CDS encoding nucleotide pyrophosphohydrolase, yielding MENADITLNQLQSEVNDWIQTIGVRYFSELTNLAILMEEVGELSRLMARKFGDQSFKSGESADTIPNEIGDILFVLTCLANQMGISLQDVIQTTIQKNTKRDLNRHKNNPKL
- a CDS encoding Kelch repeat-containing protein, with the protein product MNKMFVLSFLFSIGCMFPAEYQNVYDPKSTSGLFLSAFLYSTPFSCSDSANAKSLGSVDQVLLQCNRELANIDTVYLAEANQGVFSNISFTKIDRDRLFVKFDPLTDDGQYELVLSGVVSNSGETLEDDKLSIVIDTKVPTVSLSGYIPITDYTFFSPRYWDFVSSEPLEHFGPPILSGPLASSVVLRSVQKINETTYRVYFETNFSSNNPGSLTLQFLNSKDNASNVVSNSLTVQFIGLVSGPNLHFGRFEFDAFKNANEDVIAIYGGSSTAEILRKGSSGFTLTNPSLPVIARGERGVMLDGKNLLITGGIQLANAYALSSSYVFDTDAATITPTGNMNEPRHLHNIVKLQDGKVIVLGGIRDFVPVAPNYFTSLNTAEIYDPATGVFTAVANRMMTARSFSCSVLLDDGRVFVIGGTDGIFAPKDTTEFFDPNTQTFSWGPTLPVPVGALKCMKLTDGNVLIYGAQLSNLNNSTMLYDYSRNQIFTVANSKFRREWSIASELPDGGILFYGGAYRYNTSEPSRIIEKLDYAKSNNFFDMGMAKYSVSKHSGVKFSDGTLFFLGGETGGIANLGTDYYGLSN